One stretch of Ahniella affigens DNA includes these proteins:
- a CDS encoding helix-turn-helix domain-containing protein — protein MNLGTLLKQEIRRITRIELNRSIQPLRTAIGYQRRQIANTRDLIRSLRHQVTVSSKTPVDANKQRRFSPSRLAILRSKKGLTMAQMADLVETSVPTLLKWLAGTARPSDDQLHRLAWIRSQGKRELARHLAKNTRQ, from the coding sequence GTGAACCTAGGCACACTGTTGAAGCAAGAGATTCGTCGCATCACGCGAATCGAGCTGAACCGGTCGATTCAACCTCTGAGGACTGCGATCGGCTACCAACGTCGTCAGATTGCCAACACGAGGGACCTCATTAGATCGCTCCGGCACCAGGTTACAGTCAGCAGTAAGACGCCCGTCGATGCGAACAAACAGCGCCGTTTTTCTCCATCGCGGCTAGCGATTCTTCGTTCAAAGAAGGGCCTCACGATGGCGCAAATGGCGGACCTGGTCGAAACCAGTGTTCCTACTCTGCTCAAATGGCTTGCGGGCACGGCCAGGCCGAGTGACGACCAGTTGCATCGGCTCGCATGGATTAGGTCACAGGGGAAGAGGGAGCTGGCAAGACACTTGGCCAAGAACACTCGCCAGTAG